A window of Cohnella herbarum contains these coding sequences:
- a CDS encoding S-layer homology domain-containing protein: MKGFKQCVALFLLIALVLQFPAAVFADIVSAPNVTVLGNDFIKVTVNNDTGRFGIRTVEGQPIRKKDQNVNMIFAGDNPETSFTTFRIDGTDYIFGNPYKFAPSLFSEISRPVIVDNKNGTKQIETVWKIKGVEIKQILMLYADVSDKKNAGNVNIRYEVNNRSGAEVQVGTRLLLDTMVGGNDGPAFQIGNISRNPLQVERKLVHDPDSSIPEGERLYHKLPAYWVMKDKLDPSNPLATNVLAYGFNNFSEGGINIVDEMIVGHWNSMANTKWEYNVNPNLDFTTDTNDYGSADSAVAFYWNPDRVTSGNVKTFETVYGLGEIVAPDRVFSIRNIDPVHQMGTLEDGSAYENEGIFDITAEIENIASYNMLHSRIVAALELESGLSFVKLDERGKIVRDSNGKAVTEAGRSKALTLYKTATPEEAAQGITPKYKPGETVAVSFKVKAQGKSWPATKQYLLTASSPETEQKLETIKDEDVKAAYQSSKADFILLPPIGDAKQTLVYALSPEEAFSTDVKYVTVNMSNIEAYSAGDANAPANFDLFFREVASGKRYKVPVNSSVILQPTNSGEIGDMRITYRTGDLVDDSGQVVEDENGKPMKDLGPELPLGEYNVEVDYKGDAGGDSEVAALLDVKTRQTFAVTENEEARVRKANILTVVKRVVTLENESGAPLDAEAIEAIEAAFPGYKATNLARDIGNFKAVKSALEIASSAVEPGYDMDSAMSLEEVPAYQLMPFESEDELEAYKEENEEDEILVEITGMISQIGSGEEAKYVVDTTTEPAIINKAVAYKGKDMVFVNGEINIFGGRVDFSGVPFLDSLIVKGDGTLSVASSGFVFHKGEWTLDFFNGFDKSLRGPEDEEGEEEEEENEPNGEEDDSLNGSLNWAVGGLGDRLNPMRQLMLEDVYFNRHSLFAAPSFSIEGFGLKFNDFILREGGISFGGALSLKILESEIKNVVFNDKGFVGIDAGLKFELEQDVGLIGAGDAGEQEKSGVSGEINIVHYVQDVEGIDNTYGLKFDADLKGVTTIGVEIEFKQVDDGRILPNVIGFSADLPEPGVLITAGTYLTSVRGAIRELADTIAGGTSDVPLTIEAGADISFGVQPATFYGKIDLILKRSGFKLTGKLDYAPDANSEKLEMLKEASVGAQWMTPWFVFAKAEVDVLGWDVIIGKASIFIGQNLEKNRIDFEGFVGAKVQVPGSVPVVGGLALGGISLGVNNDKMWGGLTILFISLGITYYFDGDIEIGTSGEGLPEGYIYLKVDDPETGPKLVVIGEGIETLATSWESEENEQQEVVYRNVADGVEMIDTGTMNLGIGGIEASNGGKKHVIPMAQPTGDALVEVQYSGETEPNLELKDSRGNVYKLEFDQTKPTANAFVQRVSDKGVAANKVYIAIPKNVIEANRGNWTLVSNQAVKTKLLNIPQLAKLDEIKLERNAADANQFTASWKVPNAKPGDKINLYLTKDAVTNATTMVDGAEVINPGDVGLLIAKDIDVANNGSTVAGTTTGNVQIDVTNVSLLGDTEDIRGLLAQGEYYLRAELKSATNFQTKTATDKFEIIDPLAPAEVTDVQITPAGNGFFELSFKPAVKKPGQTSFEHSYAIEALQQSGDQLVPYPNFGSLLFTETELASHWNATDGKYEHIRLGGWTAMSNSNEVNPSSLTGKASKTPDKHTGLEVGQHYVVGVSSAVKPSKAVDKNENLHYSNSTYSVNTLLPVPSKPKLTLASAAPSKVTVSDNGAYFNLITNSTKQIIGVTASQSNVTVEALYDEKSIGSVDLSGSNSGKLELSNFKTDGTYAVELKARNKLTGDFSITMLYLTVDTMAPVLYIDEPITGGRTENGKVVVKGTTTKGATLTVNGSPITVADDGKFDDSVPITFSDPKMKLEFVTIDDAGNRNEAAVEVLNDAVTPPVALILNTVAPIQPNQSKKIEVKLRVPNGKDKGKQLYKEIAVPADELDKLTFESYAGEAAIVAADGTVTGLQDGAIVVRALYQASEDAQLEAMAVVKVDSGLESIEAHASSVTGNAKVTKVTVQSAGDLKGHELVYRVYPNRGSVVVPNKQDNLGSWSVLPANGEIGTVTGNWIIVAKRNSTTKLVAAASQPIEAVLWTPAPGGGGGGGAPSGPAETTVNGHKLDSKEVNGTIVTEVPENVVKDGQPLVIITKGGTVERYEYNLSKGLWQRMASNGQPIGLELPFAELNFRAAETSKSSDAVKVTIARNDSATRDRLADIAKQLQASLLGAGQGATFVVQASEIYDKQSVFGKIAVPDGVKPEEITAVVLLDEQGKWTTIPWKLDSKGNIPYVSVRLTGNGSIAFLSNAKSFKDVGDQSWAKKIVSDAVGKLFMLGRSGNLFDPDKAITRAEYPTVLLRVLGLMNEQATASFADVAAKDWFSNSVAIAVKNGIVTGFKDGSYKPNEKLSRIEAMVMVGRSMKAIGLDAEITLSEADRILAGFKDGASIPDWAKVPVALCIQRGVISGQNGYISPDDALTRAQAAAIAVRLSELIPTK, from the coding sequence ATGAAAGGATTTAAGCAATGTGTGGCGCTGTTTCTGCTGATCGCGTTGGTGCTTCAATTCCCGGCAGCCGTGTTCGCCGATATTGTAAGCGCGCCGAATGTTACGGTGCTAGGCAATGATTTTATTAAAGTAACGGTCAATAACGATACAGGGCGATTCGGCATTCGTACAGTAGAAGGGCAGCCTATTCGCAAGAAGGATCAAAATGTAAATATGATCTTTGCGGGCGATAATCCCGAGACTTCTTTCACGACGTTTCGCATCGACGGAACAGATTATATTTTCGGAAATCCCTATAAATTCGCGCCCAGCTTATTTTCGGAGATTAGTAGACCCGTCATCGTAGATAACAAGAACGGAACAAAGCAGATCGAGACGGTATGGAAAATCAAAGGCGTCGAAATTAAGCAAATTTTGATGTTATATGCGGACGTTAGCGATAAGAAAAATGCAGGGAACGTCAACATTCGATATGAAGTGAACAATCGTTCCGGCGCGGAAGTGCAGGTCGGCACCCGATTGCTTCTCGACACGATGGTCGGGGGCAACGACGGTCCGGCCTTCCAGATCGGGAATATTAGCAGAAATCCGCTGCAAGTGGAAAGAAAACTCGTGCATGATCCGGATAGCAGCATCCCGGAAGGAGAACGCCTTTACCACAAATTGCCTGCCTACTGGGTAATGAAAGACAAGCTCGATCCTTCGAATCCGCTTGCAACGAACGTACTCGCTTACGGCTTCAACAATTTCAGCGAGGGCGGCATCAACATTGTCGACGAGATGATCGTCGGACATTGGAACAGCATGGCGAATACGAAGTGGGAGTATAACGTAAACCCGAATCTCGACTTTACGACGGATACGAACGATTACGGTTCGGCGGATTCGGCCGTCGCTTTCTACTGGAATCCGGACAGAGTCACTTCCGGTAATGTGAAAACGTTCGAAACGGTTTACGGACTTGGCGAGATCGTCGCTCCGGACAGAGTGTTCTCGATCCGTAACATAGACCCTGTTCATCAGATGGGGACACTGGAGGACGGCAGCGCTTACGAGAATGAAGGCATTTTCGATATTACGGCCGAAATCGAGAACATCGCGTCTTACAATATGCTGCATTCTCGTATTGTAGCCGCGCTTGAGCTGGAGAGCGGTTTAAGCTTTGTTAAGCTTGACGAGCGTGGCAAAATCGTAAGGGACAGTAATGGCAAGGCAGTGACCGAAGCGGGCCGAAGTAAAGCTCTGACTTTGTACAAGACGGCAACACCGGAAGAAGCCGCACAAGGCATAACGCCTAAATATAAGCCGGGGGAAACGGTTGCGGTCTCTTTCAAAGTGAAAGCCCAAGGCAAATCGTGGCCAGCGACGAAGCAGTATCTATTGACGGCTTCAAGTCCGGAAACGGAACAAAAGCTGGAAACGATAAAGGACGAGGACGTTAAAGCGGCTTACCAATCGAGTAAAGCGGATTTTATTCTGCTGCCCCCAATCGGGGATGCAAAGCAAACTCTCGTCTATGCGTTGTCGCCGGAAGAAGCGTTCAGCACGGATGTTAAATACGTTACGGTGAATATGTCGAATATTGAAGCCTACAGCGCGGGCGACGCGAATGCGCCGGCAAACTTCGACTTGTTCTTCCGTGAAGTCGCATCCGGTAAACGATATAAGGTGCCTGTCAATTCATCGGTAATCTTGCAACCAACCAACTCGGGTGAGATAGGCGATATGCGCATTACGTATCGCACGGGGGATCTGGTAGACGACAGCGGTCAGGTCGTGGAAGACGAGAACGGCAAGCCGATGAAGGATTTGGGGCCGGAGTTGCCGCTTGGCGAGTATAACGTCGAAGTGGATTATAAAGGCGATGCGGGCGGAGATTCCGAGGTTGCGGCGCTGCTTGACGTTAAGACGCGGCAGACGTTCGCGGTCACCGAGAATGAAGAGGCTCGCGTCCGTAAGGCGAATATTTTGACGGTTGTGAAACGGGTTGTAACTTTGGAAAACGAATCGGGCGCACCTCTCGATGCAGAGGCTATTGAAGCTATCGAGGCTGCTTTCCCAGGGTATAAAGCAACCAACCTTGCCCGCGATATAGGTAATTTTAAAGCAGTTAAATCAGCATTGGAAATCGCGAGCAGCGCGGTTGAACCCGGATACGATATGGACTCGGCAATGTCGCTTGAGGAAGTGCCGGCGTACCAGCTCATGCCATTCGAAAGCGAAGACGAGCTTGAAGCGTATAAGGAAGAAAACGAAGAAGATGAAATTCTTGTCGAAATTACGGGAATGATTTCACAGATCGGGTCGGGAGAAGAGGCGAAATATGTCGTCGATACGACGACCGAGCCGGCGATTATTAACAAAGCCGTTGCCTATAAGGGCAAAGACATGGTATTCGTCAACGGCGAGATTAATATATTCGGAGGAAGAGTGGACTTCTCTGGCGTACCATTTCTAGACAGCCTGATCGTCAAAGGAGACGGAACTCTAAGCGTAGCCAGCAGCGGGTTCGTGTTCCACAAAGGAGAATGGACGCTTGATTTCTTCAACGGCTTCGACAAGTCGCTTAGAGGTCCGGAGGACGAAGAAGGGGAAGAAGAGGAAGAAGAAAACGAACCGAACGGCGAAGAAGACGATTCGTTGAACGGGTCCTTGAATTGGGCGGTCGGTGGGTTGGGAGACCGGCTGAACCCGATGCGCCAGTTGATGCTGGAAGACGTTTATTTCAACAGACATAGCTTGTTTGCGGCACCGAGCTTCTCGATCGAGGGCTTCGGATTGAAATTCAATGACTTCATCCTTCGGGAAGGCGGCATTTCGTTCGGCGGAGCGTTGTCGCTTAAGATTCTAGAATCGGAAATCAAAAATGTCGTGTTTAACGACAAAGGGTTTGTCGGCATCGATGCCGGATTGAAATTCGAGCTAGAACAGGACGTCGGTTTAATCGGTGCCGGCGATGCCGGAGAGCAAGAGAAAAGCGGCGTTTCGGGCGAAATCAACATCGTTCACTATGTTCAGGACGTTGAAGGCATCGACAACACGTACGGCTTGAAATTCGATGCCGATCTGAAAGGCGTTACGACGATTGGCGTCGAGATCGAGTTTAAACAAGTTGACGATGGGCGGATTTTGCCGAATGTGATCGGATTTTCTGCGGATCTCCCCGAGCCGGGCGTACTCATCACGGCAGGCACGTATTTGACGAGCGTTCGCGGAGCGATTCGCGAATTGGCGGATACGATTGCCGGCGGAACAAGCGATGTTCCGCTCACGATCGAAGCCGGCGCCGACATCAGTTTCGGCGTGCAGCCGGCAACATTCTACGGAAAGATTGATCTGATATTGAAACGGTCCGGCTTCAAATTAACGGGCAAGCTCGATTACGCCCCTGACGCTAATTCGGAGAAGCTGGAAATGTTGAAGGAAGCCTCGGTAGGGGCGCAATGGATGACACCGTGGTTCGTCTTCGCCAAAGCCGAGGTTGACGTACTCGGTTGGGATGTGATCATCGGTAAAGCTTCGATCTTCATCGGCCAGAACCTGGAGAAGAACCGCATCGATTTCGAAGGCTTCGTCGGTGCGAAGGTACAAGTTCCGGGCAGTGTTCCAGTTGTCGGGGGCTTGGCTCTCGGCGGCATCTCGCTAGGGGTGAACAACGATAAAATGTGGGGCGGATTGACCATTCTCTTCATTTCGCTCGGCATTACGTACTATTTTGACGGGGATATTGAAATCGGTACTTCGGGAGAAGGACTGCCGGAAGGTTACATTTATTTGAAGGTGGACGACCCGGAAACCGGACCCAAGCTCGTCGTCATCGGCGAGGGCATCGAGACGTTGGCCACATCGTGGGAGTCTGAAGAAAACGAGCAGCAGGAAGTCGTGTATCGCAATGTGGCGGACGGTGTCGAGATGATCGACACGGGTACGATGAACTTGGGTATCGGAGGAATCGAAGCTTCGAACGGCGGCAAGAAGCATGTGATCCCAATGGCTCAGCCGACGGGAGACGCGCTCGTTGAAGTTCAGTATTCCGGTGAAACCGAGCCGAATCTGGAATTGAAGGACAGCAGAGGTAACGTATACAAGCTGGAATTCGATCAGACGAAGCCTACTGCTAACGCGTTCGTTCAGCGCGTATCGGATAAAGGCGTAGCTGCGAACAAAGTTTATATTGCGATTCCGAAAAACGTAATCGAAGCGAATCGCGGCAATTGGACGCTTGTTTCCAATCAAGCGGTGAAGACGAAGCTGCTGAACATTCCGCAGTTGGCGAAGCTGGACGAGATCAAGCTGGAGCGAAACGCTGCGGATGCCAACCAGTTTACCGCTTCCTGGAAAGTTCCGAATGCGAAGCCGGGGGATAAAATCAATCTGTATTTGACGAAGGATGCCGTAACGAACGCAACAACAATGGTCGACGGGGCGGAAGTGATCAATCCCGGCGATGTGGGACTGTTGATTGCCAAGGATATCGACGTTGCGAACAACGGATCAACCGTGGCGGGAACGACAACAGGTAACGTCCAGATCGACGTGACCAACGTGTCTTTGTTAGGAGATACCGAAGACATTCGGGGCTTGCTCGCGCAAGGCGAGTATTATTTGCGAGCCGAGTTGAAGTCGGCGACGAATTTCCAGACGAAGACGGCAACGGATAAATTCGAGATCATCGATCCGCTGGCACCTGCGGAGGTTACCGATGTTCAGATTACGCCTGCAGGCAACGGATTTTTCGAGCTTTCCTTTAAGCCGGCGGTTAAGAAGCCAGGCCAAACGAGTTTTGAGCATAGCTATGCGATCGAAGCGTTGCAGCAGTCGGGCGATCAGCTTGTTCCGTATCCGAATTTCGGTTCCCTTCTGTTTACGGAGACGGAGCTAGCGTCCCACTGGAACGCGACCGATGGGAAATATGAGCATATCCGACTAGGCGGATGGACGGCAATGTCCAATTCGAATGAAGTGAATCCTTCCAGCTTGACGGGTAAAGCTTCGAAAACGCCGGATAAACATACAGGACTCGAGGTTGGACAGCATTATGTTGTTGGCGTGTCTTCGGCAGTGAAGCCGTCCAAGGCAGTCGACAAAAATGAAAATCTACATTATTCAAACTCGACATATTCAGTTAATACCTTACTGCCTGTTCCGAGCAAGCCGAAGCTGACTCTCGCGAGCGCGGCTCCAAGCAAGGTGACCGTCAGCGATAACGGCGCGTACTTCAACCTGATCACGAATTCAACAAAACAGATCATCGGCGTTACGGCAAGTCAGAGCAACGTGACAGTCGAAGCGTTGTACGACGAGAAGTCGATTGGAAGCGTCGATCTGAGTGGAAGCAATTCCGGCAAATTGGAGCTCAGCAACTTCAAGACAGATGGAACTTATGCGGTTGAGTTGAAGGCTCGGAATAAGCTGACGGGTGATTTCTCCATTACGATGCTCTACTTAACCGTTGATACGATGGCTCCTGTGCTTTATATCGACGAGCCGATTACCGGGGGTAGAACGGAAAATGGCAAAGTCGTCGTTAAAGGTACGACAACCAAAGGTGCGACGCTTACGGTGAACGGAAGTCCGATCACAGTGGCAGACGACGGCAAGTTTGACGATTCCGTTCCGATTACGTTCAGCGATCCGAAAATGAAGCTGGAGTTTGTGACGATCGACGATGCGGGCAATCGTAATGAGGCTGCGGTCGAAGTGCTGAATGACGCGGTTACGCCGCCAGTTGCGCTAATCCTTAACACCGTCGCGCCGATCCAGCCGAATCAATCGAAGAAAATAGAAGTTAAGCTGCGCGTTCCTAATGGTAAAGACAAAGGAAAACAGTTGTACAAAGAAATCGCCGTACCTGCGGACGAACTAGACAAGCTAACGTTCGAATCTTACGCAGGGGAAGCGGCGATAGTCGCTGCGGACGGCACAGTAACGGGGCTGCAAGACGGAGCTATCGTCGTGCGGGCGTTATATCAAGCTTCCGAGGATGCGCAACTTGAAGCGATGGCAGTCGTTAAGGTAGATTCCGGACTTGAATCTATCGAAGCGCATGCTAGCTCCGTGACGGGGAATGCCAAAGTCACGAAAGTAACGGTGCAATCCGCGGGTGATCTGAAAGGTCATGAGCTTGTGTACCGCGTGTATCCGAACAGGGGTAGCGTTGTCGTTCCGAATAAGCAAGACAATCTGGGCAGTTGGAGCGTTCTGCCGGCTAACGGAGAAATTGGCACAGTAACTGGGAATTGGATTATCGTCGCTAAGCGGAACTCGACGACGAAGCTGGTGGCAGCGGCGTCTCAACCGATTGAAGCTGTGCTGTGGACACCCGCCCCTGGTGGCGGAGGCGGAGGCGGCGCTCCGAGCGGACCAGCCGAAACGACGGTGAACGGACACAAGCTCGATAGCAAAGAAGTGAACGGAACGATTGTGACAGAAGTTCCGGAAAATGTAGTGAAGGATGGACAACCGCTTGTCATTATCACGAAAGGCGGCACTGTCGAGCGCTACGAATATAACTTAAGCAAAGGCTTATGGCAGCGTATGGCGAGCAACGGTCAACCGATTGGATTAGAACTCCCATTTGCAGAGTTGAATTTCAGAGCGGCGGAAACTTCGAAGTCTAGCGATGCGGTGAAAGTAACGATAGCTAGAAACGACAGTGCAACTCGCGATCGTCTTGCGGATATTGCTAAGCAATTGCAAGCAAGCCTGTTAGGCGCGGGTCAAGGCGCGACGTTCGTCGTACAAGCATCGGAAATTTACGACAAGCAGTCGGTGTTCGGGAAAATCGCAGTGCCGGACGGCGTGAAGCCCGAAGAAATTACGGCGGTCGTTCTCTTGGATGAGCAAGGCAAATGGACAACAATCCCTTGGAAACTGGATTCTAAGGGCAACATTCCTTATGTCTCCGTTCGATTGACAGGAAACGGCAGCATTGCTTTCTTGAGCAACGCTAAGTCATTTAAAGACGTGGGCGATCAGAGCTGGGCGAAGAAAATCGTATCCGATGCCGTAGGCAAATTGTTCATGCTCGGCCGATCAGGCAACTTGTTCGATCCGGATAAGGCGATTACGAGAGCGGAGTACCCGACAGTACTACTGCGCGTGCTTGGACTGATGAACGAACAAGCGACTGCAAGCTTTGCGGACGTTGCAGCGAAGGATTGGTTCAGCAATAGCGTAGCGATTGCGGTGAAGAACGGAATTGTAACAGGTTTTAAAGATGGCTCATACAAGCCGAACGAGAAGCTTTCGAGAATCGAAGCGATGGTCATGGTCGGAAGAAGCATGAAGGCGATCGGGCTGGATGCAGAGATTACGTTGAGCGAAGCGGATCGTATTCTTGCAGGCTTTAAGGACGGAGCTTCCATTCCGGATTGGGCGAAAGTTCCCGTTGCGTTATGTATCCAACGAGGTGTCATTTCGGGCCAGAACGGCTACATCAGCCCGGACGATGCGTTGACGAGAGCCCAGGCGGCAGCGATTGCGGTTCGATTGAGCGAATTGATCCCAACGAAATAA
- a CDS encoding S1 family peptidase, giving the protein MKQASKRLWLFVGLVCLFLSQVPVSGAEDRHTYDSEGIYELAQHATLYVRVYRADGTIKDVGTGFMIDKEGKALTAYHVVEGAERISVVMNDGTVVEPVTVTAENKEQDIAVLKLPASGSPSQAGYRYLNLRSGKTKHGERIFALGYPMKETKIITEGIVSSPRAPINGRDRILITAQVASGMSGGPVLDKNGDVVGVISGSLRTMNNIHLVVDMDAVRSVIKQHHSRRGSDEK; this is encoded by the coding sequence TTGAAGCAAGCAAGTAAACGTCTTTGGTTATTCGTTGGCCTCGTTTGTTTATTTTTAAGTCAAGTTCCGGTTTCGGGGGCGGAGGATCGCCATACATACGATTCGGAAGGGATTTACGAGCTTGCCCAGCATGCGACATTATACGTCCGAGTATATCGAGCGGATGGAACGATTAAGGATGTCGGCACCGGGTTTATGATCGACAAGGAGGGCAAAGCTCTGACGGCGTATCACGTCGTGGAAGGAGCCGAGCGAATATCCGTTGTCATGAACGACGGCACGGTTGTGGAACCGGTCACCGTCACCGCCGAGAACAAGGAGCAAGATATCGCCGTACTCAAGCTTCCTGCGAGTGGGTCACCCTCCCAAGCGGGATATCGATATTTGAATTTGCGATCCGGCAAAACCAAACACGGCGAACGGATTTTCGCGCTCGGTTACCCGATGAAGGAGACGAAGATCATTACCGAAGGAATCGTAAGCAGCCCGCGGGCGCCGATTAACGGCAGGGATCGTATTCTGATTACCGCGCAGGTGGCCAGCGGGATGTCCGGAGGCCCGGTATTAGATAAGAACGGGGACGTTGTGGGCGTCATTTCAGGTTCGTTGCGAACGATGAACAACATTCATCTTGTCGTCGATATGGATGCCGTTCGTAGCGTTATAAAGCAACATCATTCGAGGAGGGGTTCAGATGAGAAGTAG
- a CDS encoding winged helix-turn-helix domain-containing protein, whose amino-acid sequence MQLELHESELKVTADGLTIDLLPKEFALLQFLYRNRGRTFNREQLLDNVWPLEYPVERTVDDHIYRLRKKLDPFGDLEIKTVRGYGYSLALRDPNHPGAMNPTTQDRELHETMRNVFEKYQQYGQGRSMLTLARQQDVLGYELDPFYAVYVHFVQGDLDWLLNTVEAPIGERFYWLLLFYIFSGNPAMGLAICEQVLAKKLLSPPQHKEMEILNILDLCALAGQPDKALERLKISHIAIADPDYENFIPHIAIAEMFVHLVAGAKEHELEKMAGAIEAEMLCAKPFLREIGSFKVVMGLWAVRRQAWREAEKLLDEGLQVLDKSGFVPLKLGALYRIIHYLDMVSLEKKRLRKYITLFEEERLRIGFDKLSAALEATIMNELYRL is encoded by the coding sequence ATGCAACTGGAATTACACGAAAGCGAGCTCAAAGTGACAGCCGACGGTTTAACGATAGATTTGTTGCCGAAGGAGTTCGCTCTATTGCAATTTCTCTACCGCAACAGAGGTCGTACGTTTAACCGCGAACAGTTGCTTGATAACGTGTGGCCGCTGGAATATCCGGTCGAACGGACGGTGGATGACCATATCTACAGACTGCGCAAGAAGCTAGACCCTTTCGGCGATCTGGAAATTAAGACGGTCCGGGGATATGGCTACAGCCTTGCTTTGCGCGATCCCAATCATCCGGGGGCAATGAATCCCACTACGCAGGACCGAGAACTGCACGAGACTATGCGGAATGTATTCGAGAAATATCAGCAATACGGCCAAGGCCGTTCGATGCTAACCCTTGCGCGACAACAAGATGTTCTTGGTTACGAATTGGACCCGTTTTATGCCGTGTATGTCCATTTCGTGCAAGGCGATCTGGATTGGCTACTGAATACGGTTGAAGCTCCGATTGGCGAACGCTTTTATTGGTTGCTGTTGTTTTATATTTTTTCAGGTAATCCGGCAATGGGGCTGGCTATCTGCGAGCAAGTGTTAGCGAAGAAACTGCTGTCTCCCCCGCAGCACAAGGAAATGGAAATTCTCAACATTCTTGATCTGTGCGCGCTGGCGGGACAACCAGATAAAGCGCTGGAGCGCTTGAAAATAAGTCACATCGCGATCGCCGATCCGGATTACGAGAATTTTATTCCGCACATTGCAATCGCCGAAATGTTCGTCCACCTCGTTGCAGGAGCGAAAGAGCATGAACTGGAGAAAATGGCGGGAGCAATCGAAGCCGAAATGCTGTGCGCTAAGCCTTTTCTACGCGAGATCGGAAGTTTTAAGGTGGTCATGGGACTGTGGGCGGTAAGGCGCCAAGCATGGCGCGAAGCGGAAAAGCTGTTGGATGAGGGACTACAGGTACTCGACAAGTCGGGATTTGTGCCGCTGAAGCTAGGTGCCCTTTACCGGATTATTCATTACCTCGATATGGTCTCTCTGGAGAAAAAACGGCTGCGGAAATACATAACTCTATTCGAAGAAGAACGGCTGCGGATCGGCTTCGACAAGCTTTCAGCGGCGCTGGAAGCTACGATCATGAACGAATTGTACCGCCTCTGA
- a CDS encoding MFS transporter, which translates to MQALHPSRSSSSLLRNKIYMRVYSAYAAATFGDWFDTLAIQVLVGYRWQASPLMLALIPIANALPSILLGSFAGVAADRLNKLKLMRICDLLTAALTLLLLLAPNMYWLLPLLMLRASISSLNVPAQQALTRRLVRDDQLLQATSLNGIVNQGSKIAGPLLGGFALTFLSPHWCILLNACFRVISYLLLLTVNNFEAENERKAGDEEQRIPLRKMWQEGWGFILHSRLLLVTMLFGLTGSLAIQMIDFQFTSLFRSVAPNRESLLGWMVAAAGAGAVLIIVAMNKMNRAAGYGWKFGSGYALIGIAVGGLGLLPAGVSVLPVLALGFVLGIGNGLFIVTFNYCLQKETPSHMTGRVFGIQSTILGFVMIGAPLLGGLLVQVAGPSRTFLNMGLAITGIGIAGIVLGKVLWPSTRKAFSRDSAVEQSSF; encoded by the coding sequence ATGCAAGCGTTACACCCATCCAGATCCAGTTCAAGTCTGCTTCGCAACAAAATTTACATGCGCGTATATAGCGCATATGCCGCGGCAACTTTCGGCGACTGGTTCGACACGTTGGCCATTCAAGTGCTTGTCGGATATCGCTGGCAGGCGAGCCCGCTTATGTTAGCTCTTATTCCGATTGCCAACGCTCTGCCCAGTATCCTGCTAGGATCGTTTGCGGGAGTCGCTGCCGACCGTTTGAATAAGCTGAAGCTGATGCGGATTTGCGATCTGCTTACCGCCGCGCTGACATTGCTATTGTTACTGGCGCCGAACATGTATTGGCTGCTTCCTCTGCTTATGCTGCGGGCGTCAATTTCTTCATTAAACGTGCCCGCCCAGCAGGCGCTGACACGCCGTTTAGTGAGAGATGATCAGTTGCTTCAAGCCACTTCGCTTAACGGAATCGTGAACCAAGGCTCCAAGATCGCCGGTCCTCTATTGGGCGGATTCGCCTTAACTTTCCTGTCCCCGCACTGGTGTATTTTGCTAAACGCTTGCTTTAGGGTCATTTCTTATCTGCTACTGCTTACCGTTAACAATTTCGAGGCGGAAAATGAAAGGAAGGCGGGCGATGAGGAGCAGCGAATTCCATTGCGTAAGATGTGGCAAGAAGGCTGGGGCTTCATTCTACACAGCCGCTTGCTGCTCGTTACGATGCTGTTCGGATTAACCGGGTCGCTCGCCATTCAGATGATCGACTTTCAATTCACGAGCCTCTTCCGCTCGGTGGCGCCGAATCGGGAATCCTTGCTCGGTTGGATGGTGGCAGCGGCTGGAGCAGGCGCAGTACTCATCATTGTCGCCATGAATAAAATGAATCGCGCAGCGGGTTATGGTTGGAAGTTCGGAAGCGGTTATGCGCTGATCGGCATAGCCGTTGGGGGGCTTGGATTGCTCCCAGCCGGGGTTTCGGTACTTCCCGTTCTTGCGTTGGGTTTCGTACTGGGCATCGGCAACGGGTTGTTCATCGTTACGTTCAACTATTGTCTGCAAAAAGAAACGCCCTCGCATATGACCGGCCGCGTTTTCGGCATTCAAAGCACGATTCTGGGGTTTGTCATGATAGGAGCGCCGTTGCTTGGAGGACTTCTGGTGCAAGTTGCCGGACCATCTCGTACGTTCCTGAATATGGGCCTTGCGATTACGGGAATCGGAATAGCCGGCATTGTGCTGGGCAAAGTGTTATGGCCATCGACTAGAAAAGCGTTTAGTAGAGATAGCGCCGTGGAGCAGAGTTCTTTTTGA